The sequence below is a genomic window from Bacillota bacterium.
CCTTTGCGAGCCAATATCTCCTTAACCGGGCCGTTTACACCGTACTCCGTGCCCGAAGTTGTAACAATATAATCCGGATTGCGGCTGATGACCTGTTCCTCTGAAATTTCCGCCCAGCCGTCCGTATCTGCAAAGGTGTTCTTTAAATTGAGCATCGTCGCAATTTCATCCATAAAGGTATTTTTACCGCTCGTCCACAGTCCATACTCCAGAGGCGAAACTTCAAAGTATACGCTTTTTTGGTCGCCTTTCGGTACCTTGGCTTTTATATCTGCAAGTTTCTTCTGCATCGAAGAAACAATATCAGCGGCTTTGGTTTCGGTGCCGGTGACTTCGCCGACCAGCTTAATGACTTCGCTGATTCCGTCAATACTCTGCGCGTCGGTCACAACCACCTTAATCCCTGCGTCTGTCAGCTTGGCAACCTGCTCTTTGGTTTGGCCCATCTTTGCCATGAACACAACGTCAGGCTTTAAGGCAATCAGCTGCTCAAGGTTAAGCTTTTCACCGGTGGGCAGGTGAGTCTTGCTTTTCGCTGCTTCGGGGTAGCTGTCAAATTCGCTGACGGCTTGAATTTTGTCGGCGAGGCCCAAATCAAAAAGAACCTCGGTGTCAGACGGCAGAAGCGAAACAATGCGCTCGGGGACCTTATCAAAGGTAACGCTCAGGCCGGTGCTGTCTTTTACGGTGTAGTTTGTCTTTTGCGCGCCTGCAGCACTTGCCGCAGAGCTTGCGGCGGAACTTGCCACCTGCGAGGAAACGGAGCTTGCGTCCTTCGGCGTACCGGTGCACGAAGCAAAGGATATTGCGATTAATGCGGATAAGAGTAGGGATGCCAGTTTGTTTGTTTTCATGTTTTCACTGCCTTTCAATAGGTAAGGAGCAAAAAAATGCCCCTTCCGTAACTGGAAAGGGTTTAAACAATTTCACATGAAGGTCATGTTTTCAATCGTTTTTCCTCAATCCCAGAAGAAACGTTCCATACAGGCAGGTCTACCGACTCGGCCTCATCCTACTCCGGCTCCTTCCCGCATTACTGCAGTGGTTCATTGCCGTTTTGTCCGCCTCACGGTTGCTGGGACAGTCCGGGCATTTACCCGGTTCCCTGTTGGGCGCTTGCGCGCACCTGTATGTTTATGTCGGCCTAATTGTAACATGACGTGTGTACATTTGCAAGCCCGCAAATAGGACCGCAAATAGGAGGTGAAACAAAGGGGGTGACCGAAGCTTCCAGTGAGGTTTGGGACTAAGACGAATACATAATAGATATTTCCCGGTTAAAACACCTTCTCATTAGTTCTAATGAGGCGGCCTTTTTCATATGCTCATACTAACTAATGAGTAGACGGTGGAAAAATATACCACTACAATAAATTTAAAAGCAAGCAGGGGAGGTGAAAAATTGACGCTTTTGGAAAAGCTGCGGCAGGCTCTTTCAAAAAATCAAAAAGACCAAATAAGCGAACCTGTGGCGGATAGTAAAGAAATCTCCGCTGAACCTCAAATCATCAGAATGAATAAGGTTTTCAGCGAAACTGAAAAAACCATGCGTCTTTCAAAACTGACCCAGAGAGAGTCAGATACATTTTATCTGTTGCTACAGGGCTATACGCTGAAAGAAACAGCAAAGCTTTTGGGGGTAAAGTATTCCACTGCAAACACCCATATGACCGAACTGTATAGGAAGCTGGGCGTAAACAGCAGGGCAGAACTTATCATCAATTACAAGGGCTGTCATAAAAGCGGACCTTGAACTGTCAAGCTGTTTATTATTCAATACTATGATAATTACGGAGGGAAAATCATGAAACGTAAGCTCATTGCGGCATTTGGCACGATTCTTGGCATCCTTGTTGTCTTTACTTCCTGCAGCGCGCAAAATGCGGCTGAAAAAATCATCGGTAACCTCACGAGCGGTACGGTAAACCTGTCAAGCGGCGGCGGGCAGATAACCACCAGCGACGGCGCGTTGCAATTTGGCGACAACCTGAAATGGCCTGGCGATAAAATGCCGGGCATTCCCGAAATGAAAGGCAAAATATCGGGGATAATCAATGACAACTCAACGGGCGGCTGTTCCGTAACCTATTCGGATGTAAGCGCATCGGATGCACAGGCGTACCGCGATTCCTTAAAAGCCAAGGGATATGGCAACGGCCTTGAATCCGCAGACAACGACGGACTGCTTTTCTCCGGCACGAACAGCAGCGGTGAAGGCGTTATGTTCACCTATAACACGAGCTCCAAGGATGGAATGGTCATGTACACGCCGGCACAAAAGACAGCGTCTTAATTCATGTAACCCGTTAGCGGATAAAACCGCTTCAATAAGTTTATTAAGGGGGAATTTTAATGGAAAATCCAACCGGTAACTACGAGCCTCAGCAGCCGCCCCAGCCACAATATCAGCCTCCCCAGCAACCTCAGTATCAGCCGCCTCAGCCTCCCCAACAGCCGCCTGTGCAGGAGGTTTACATTCCTGATCCCGCTGATGTGGAAAAGAATAAAGTAATTGCAGGTCTTGCTTACCTGCTGTTCTTTCTTCCGCTTCTTGCCTGCCCAGATTCCAAGTTTGGCCGGTTCCATGCGAATCAGGCGCTCGTTCTTTGGATTTTTGGATTTGGTGGAAGCCTCGTTCTTTCCCTTATTCCGATTATTGGATGGTTTTTGCTTATATTTTATCCAATAGCTGTGGGCGTTTTTGGCATTATTGGTCTTGTCAACGGACTGCAAGGCAAAGCCAAGGAGCTTCCGCTTATCGGAAAGATTAAAATATTCAAATAACCTGGTGCGGCACAATTTAGGCTGAAAAGCTGCCAAGTTTGAGCATCGCGGATTGAAGCCCAAACTAAACAAAATTCTAACGAAATTTCAAAATATTGTAAATCAATAAAAGCTGACGTCGTTTTCAAGCGGCGCCAGCTTTCGTTTAGCAGATTTAGTATGCAATAACTGCCAGCTACTGGTAAAATTAAATGACTTTAGCTTTCAGCTTTGAGTAAAAAATGGCAGTAAAAAGCAAATTGTAAATTGGCTGATTCACCTTTTGAGCTTATCTCAGCATCCAACTGGTTATTATCCAGAATGTACTGAATCACTCAGTCAGTCGTTCAACAAATTCACGCACTGCACCAGCACCACCCTTTTTAGAGAGGACGATATTAGCATGCTTTTTTACTTCTTCGCAAGAGTCGGACGGACAGGCAGATATACCGGAAAGTTTCATTATTTCCAGATCGTTCAAGTCATCACCAATACTTGCAATTTCATCGTAGGTAATACCGAATTTACTTCTAATTGCCTCGAATGTTGCCACCTTATCGCAAATTCCCTGATAAATTTCTGTTATATTCAGTTCTTTTGCGCGCGTTTCGACGATACGTGATATACGCCCAGTGATGATGACTGGAATAATGCCATGTTGAGGCATTATGTTTTTTATTGCATATCCATCCTTTACATCAAATGCCTTAAATAGCTCGCCCACTTCTGATATATAGATTTTTCCGTCTGTAAGCGTGCCATCAACATCCATCACAAATAATTTAATGTTATTTCTCATTCGTATCATTTCTCTCAAAACGTGATTATGTAATAAAATTGATAGAAAGCGTTTTCCTCTTTGTTTTCATAAAATCATTCAGCATTGTCTCAATTTCCCGATTTAGCTCCATCGGATTTTCTGTGATACTCGCAAGTTCCATGTCGCCATCGGCATAGTTCTTAATGCCAGAATTTCCGTATGTGAAGCCGTCAAGCCCTGCGATGCCAATTGAGGCGACGTCTATTTGGTCAAGCAGACGTAACAACATGATTGTGGAATTATCCATATGTTCCCACCCGCATTTAATCAACCTGTTAAATGATATTATGTACTCCTGATTTTTCGCTTCCTGCATAATGTTTGATGTAAATATCCTTTTAATATCTATTTTGGACAAATCCGGCCAGTTACTATATCGCTTTATGTTGTTCATATAGAGATAATCGGAACGTACGGCATTGGGCAAAAAGTTTATAGATATTACAATAGCGTTGTGCTGTTCAATATATCGAATTATTGTATCCATGGCAGCTTTTATACTTCCGCCTGGGGCTATTACTGCGATATTACGTCCACCCAACTCGTTTTTCAACCGGTTAATAGCAAGGCTGTCATCAATATTGGTAGTTGTTTGATGAAGATAGGCTGATTCCAAAAGATTGTAGTCGTATCTTTTCCTTGTTGAAGCATCAATACTGTTTAAAATAAATCTGATATCCTTTGAACGAACACTGTTTTTCTGCATGAGATATGTGACATTGTTTACGTGAGCATTATACATTCCTGCTATAAAGAAAGGAGTGGAATACCCCCATGTACATTTGGTACGCAGGTTATCCATATAGCTATCTATCAAATCAAGTATGGAATCAATATCATAACTGTACCCCCACTGTGAAACTAAATATTGTGATATCAACTCAGTGGGTGTATTTCCAGCGCCACGGCCCATTCCCGAAATAGTTGAATCCACTATAGCATTCCGTTTTCCAAAAGTCATTCTAACGAAAGCTTGCGATAACGCACATGACATCTGAAGATTATTATGAGAGTGAAACCCAATGCGGCAGTTCGAAGAAAGATTATGATCGATAAGGCTAAATATTCGCTGAAGATCATCCTCGTACATGGAACCAAAAGTATCAACTATTGAAAAACAATAAGGTTCAATATCGTTAATAATGGTTATAAATTCTAGCAATTCAGAATCAGTGTAACCTAAAATATCAACCGGTTGAATAAACAACTTATAGCCCTTATCTTTAATGCTACGAAAAAAATCAAAAGCATCAAAACGTTCTTGTTTAAAAAAACAGGCACGCACCCCATCAAAGGAAACCCCAGTATATTTATCGAGGTTTGTAATGGAATAACGACTGTAGTCTGCAAGTACAGTGAAAATGGTATCTCCCTTTTTTGAAGGTACGAATCTGGCAGCTTCCATGCTATTACGAAATATTGTTTTCCCAACTTCGGCGCCCTCATCTTGAAGGAATCCAATTTCAATGATATCTACCTTAGCTTCGAGAAGACCGTTAATTATTCCATTAATGACATTTATTCCAAATTTTTTATCGACGAGATAAGCGCCGTCACGAAGTGTACAGTCTAACAATTTGACATGATTCATATCGTTACCTCTTTGCAACTTTATGTGAATATTTACATTCATCCCTGTTTATTAACTTTTTCTCTACATCTGCAACATGCTCTGGAAGATCAACACCAATACTTTCAAACTTCGTCTCTCTCACGCGAATCTTATAGCCGTTCTCTATTGCACGTAGTGGCTCTACTCCTTCCCCCAATTCCAGCTCAGTCTGATCCATATTTACAAATTTCAATAAAAAGTCTTTTTTATACGCGTAAATACCAACATGACGGAACACTTTTGCAAGATTTCCATCTTTTATATTTGAAGGAATTACACTACGAGAAAAATATAATGCGTCATCGTTCTTATCAACCACAACTTTTACTGTACTAAATGAGGTGATCTCTTTTTGATCAGTTATTTCTTTTCTTAAAGAACCAAAATAAACAGCTTCTTCTTCAAAAATTCCAATTAACTGTTGTATCATTTGTGGCTCTATTACAGGTTCATCACCTTGTATATTCACAAACAAATCACCATCCAACTTCGTTGCTACTTCACCTACTCGGTCGGATCCAGTTTTGTGTTGATCAGAAGTCATAATAACCTGCATATTATATTTTTTACACATTTCCTCTATTCTTGTGTCGTCCGTTGCAACATATATTTCAGAAAACTCTGGTACCTTTAAACACTGTTGATATACCCACCAAAGCATAGGTTTTCCTAAGATATCCACAAGTGGTTTTCCGGGAAATCGACTTGACTTATATCTCGCAGGTATTACTCCTATGATTTTCATAACTTTGAAATCCTCCAGCTGTAAGTAATTAAAGGGGACTGCTATTCTGACCGCGAATAAAGTTATCGGTATACTCATCAACAAAAAGGCCCTTAAGCCCGAGTGGATTTATAGAGACTATTTCAGTGTCAGGGTAGTACCGATTGGCAAAATCTTTTAGACCCTGCCAATGCTGTAGCAATTGAGGATTTATTTTACCGTTGGTACTCCAGTTGATGAGGATTTCCTCTTTATGCTGTTCAATCTCCTGATCGGTCTGTTTCCTGTTATCAAAGTGTCCACCTATGCAGTCGCAGCCAACAATGTATATTTTGCTAGGATGGGTATAAAGTATAAATTGGAGAGGCGGAAAAATAGAAGACCAAAAATTACCAAGTGGTGTTGTAAGAATATCGACTGCGAATTTGCTATTCGTTATATTTCGTGCGAAATCATTATCCACACCTATACCGATATCTGTATAGAACCTTACCGCGTTGCATTCCATGGCAAATGATTCCGGAATCTCAGATATATTGCCGTTTTGATACCCGAAAAACTTTACACAATTGTTTCCTTCGTATTCTTTTAGTTCTTGTTGAATATGTGAAATTCCTCGAAAGTCCTGAGAAAAAATATAATCGAATTTGACCTTGTTCAGTAAGAAAGCACGGTTCACTGCTATGTGAATGGCGCCTTCTATGGGTTCATAATAACTTAGTGATTCACCAGCTCCGCATAAAACAACTGTATGACCACTATATTTGTTTTTATAACCGGCAAAACTTTTTTGATGTAGTATAGAAACTGTTACAAACTGTTCAATGCTCTCCAGAAGATTCCTTGAGCCACAGAGCAAATTTATCTCGTCAACTTTTGTTAGCAAATTTTTGTTTTGGTCGAGCATCTCATTTATTTGCTGTAAAACTTGTTGTTTAAGTTCTGTCACCGCTCGCTGCTCATCTGTTATGAGAGCGTTTAGTTCTTCAGCTTTTATTCTCTGCTCAGTAACGGCAGCATGAAATGAGTTTGATGAGGGTGGAAGCAAACTCATTTTCAGCTTTTTTATGATTGACATAGTGCAATCTCCTTTGTATTAATAATATCTTTCAATGTTTTGTTACTCCATCATTATATAGTAAATTATATCAGAAATTGTCCGATGGTCAAATACGCTAAAGAAA
It includes:
- a CDS encoding ABC transporter substrate-binding protein gives rise to the protein MASSAASSAASAAGAQKTNYTVKDSTGLSVTFDKVPERIVSLLPSDTEVLFDLGLADKIQAVSEFDSYPEAAKSKTHLPTGEKLNLEQLIALKPDVVFMAKMGQTKEQVAKLTDAGIKVVVTDAQSIDGISEVIKLVGEVTGTETKAADIVSSMQKKLADIKAKVPKGDQKSVYFEVSPLEYGLWTSGKNTFMDEIATMLNLKNTFADTDGWAEISEEQVISRNPDYIVTTSGTEYGVNGPVKEILARKGWDAITAVKTQKVFQADSDMLTRTSPRLADGVQQLYDFIYGNVQ
- a CDS encoding LuxR C-terminal-related transcriptional regulator, encoding MTLLEKLRQALSKNQKDQISEPVADSKEISAEPQIIRMNKVFSETEKTMRLSKLTQRESDTFYLLLQGYTLKETAKLLGVKYSTANTHMTELYRKLGVNSRAELIINYKGCHKSGP
- a CDS encoding HAD hydrolase family protein, with the protein product MRNNIKLFVMDVDGTLTDGKIYISEVGELFKAFDVKDGYAIKNIMPQHGIIPVIITGRISRIVETRAKELNITEIYQGICDKVATFEAIRSKFGITYDEIASIGDDLNDLEIMKLSGISACPSDSCEEVKKHANIVLSKKGGAGAVREFVERLTE
- a CDS encoding aldolase catalytic domain-containing protein, giving the protein MNHVKLLDCTLRDGAYLVDKKFGINVINGIINGLLEAKVDIIEIGFLQDEGAEVGKTIFRNSMEAARFVPSKKGDTIFTVLADYSRYSITNLDKYTGVSFDGVRACFFKQERFDAFDFFRSIKDKGYKLFIQPVDILGYTDSELLEFITIINDIEPYCFSIVDTFGSMYEDDLQRIFSLIDHNLSSNCRIGFHSHNNLQMSCALSQAFVRMTFGKRNAIVDSTISGMGRGAGNTPTELISQYLVSQWGYSYDIDSILDLIDSYMDNLRTKCTWGYSTPFFIAGMYNAHVNNVTYLMQKNSVRSKDIRFILNSIDASTRKRYDYNLLESAYLHQTTTNIDDSLAINRLKNELGGRNIAVIAPGGSIKAAMDTIIRYIEQHNAIVISINFLPNAVRSDYLYMNNIKRYSNWPDLSKIDIKRIFTSNIMQEAKNQEYIISFNRLIKCGWEHMDNSTIMLLRLLDQIDVASIGIAGLDGFTYGNSGIKNYADGDMELASITENPMELNREIETMLNDFMKTKRKTLSINFIT
- the kdsB gene encoding 3-deoxy-manno-octulosonate cytidylyltransferase, with translation MKIIGVIPARYKSSRFPGKPLVDILGKPMLWWVYQQCLKVPEFSEIYVATDDTRIEEMCKKYNMQVIMTSDQHKTGSDRVGEVATKLDGDLFVNIQGDEPVIEPQMIQQLIGIFEEEAVYFGSLRKEITDQKEITSFSTVKVVVDKNDDALYFSRSVIPSNIKDGNLAKVFRHVGIYAYKKDFLLKFVNMDQTELELGEGVEPLRAIENGYKIRVRETKFESIGVDLPEHVADVEKKLINRDECKYSHKVAKR